A genomic region of uncultured Treponema sp. contains the following coding sequences:
- a CDS encoding anti-sigma factor antagonist, with product MELKIRKNGEVYIIDVNGEMDLYNSYKLKELVMKMLEKNVKSFVINLEQVDYIDSSGIGALIYICSTIKKMNLKLYISNVHGSVKKVIELTKLMGYFPIANSVEEALLMINE from the coding sequence ATGGAACTTAAAATAAGGAAGAATGGAGAAGTCTACATCATTGATGTAAATGGTGAAATGGACTTGTACAATTCTTACAAACTCAAGGAACTTGTAATGAAGATGCTTGAGAAAAATGTAAAATCGTTTGTAATCAATCTTGAGCAGGTTGATTATATCGACTCGTCTGGAATTGGAGCTCTTATTTACATCTGTTCAACAATCAAAAAGATGAACTTGAAGCTCTATATTTCAAATGTTCACGGTTCTGTAAAAAAAGTTATTGAACTCACCAAGTTGATGGGCTACTTCCCTATTGCAAATAGTGTTGAAGAAGCGTTGCTTATGATTAACGAATAA
- a CDS encoding GAF domain-containing SpoIIE family protein phosphatase — protein MKVVQGADTLILDDKFAYIPLFAVSVICAFLFVLFLLIRKKKTARVSFIALLSDLILGAGSLVAAIKEITGEGNSFVYFAVAASIAALILIPYCIILYTFEPKKIEKLVPHYVNVAEEKSYAQALQQVSSQQQKSIQPDENESRALEISYSFAAKASEAFSEKNGMNTLLDYVNKTIREEINADGGAILMVDDFEDVITVRSFDGDFPPPYKLPSDMPHKPIRIATNFKFASFPLRENIFGEIATAGKPELITKPENDARIYQNGPEEFLECGSYIMIPIKIQDSVIGVAAFARTKKNPVFTEENLKTASMITDFAATSIKSVVSVKDIIEHNDLMKEAEIASKIQEMLHPAKLPALPGIQLGTIWNPEEGVCGDYYDVIVSRRDRVSFVMSDVAGKGINSVIVMSMLRAMIRLVVNTRKTAGTILEWVNHGIAAESFSTDHFASCALINYDPIKKVAEIATGGTTPVFYYSKEKNEIKQISTPSEPIGVDKESQYKDILQDIKTGDILITYTDGLVEALNEQGTQYPKESLLKIVSSNANSTGKDIANLVKSDIKKFIGNSSLHDDQSLLVIKF, from the coding sequence TTGAAAGTTGTACAAGGAGCAGACACCTTGATTTTAGATGACAAATTTGCATACATTCCTCTTTTCGCGGTTTCTGTGATTTGCGCATTTTTATTCGTGCTATTTCTTTTAATCCGCAAGAAAAAAACTGCCAGAGTAAGTTTTATAGCTCTTCTTTCAGACTTGATTCTGGGAGCAGGAAGCCTTGTCGCGGCAATAAAGGAAATAACTGGCGAAGGAAATTCTTTTGTATATTTTGCAGTCGCAGCTTCAATCGCAGCGTTAATTTTGATTCCGTACTGCATAATTTTGTATACTTTTGAGCCAAAGAAAATAGAAAAACTCGTTCCGCATTATGTAAATGTAGCGGAAGAAAAATCTTATGCGCAGGCTCTTCAGCAAGTTTCATCTCAGCAGCAAAAATCAATTCAGCCTGATGAAAATGAATCACGCGCACTTGAAATCAGCTATTCATTTGCCGCAAAAGCATCAGAAGCATTTTCTGAGAAAAACGGAATGAACACGCTTCTTGACTACGTAAACAAAACTATAAGAGAAGAAATAAACGCAGACGGCGGCGCAATCCTCATGGTTGACGACTTTGAAGATGTGATTACAGTCCGCTCATTTGACGGAGATTTTCCGCCTCCATACAAGCTTCCAAGCGATATGCCTCACAAGCCTATCCGCATTGCCACAAATTTCAAATTCGCATCGTTTCCGCTTAGAGAAAACATATTTGGCGAAATCGCAACAGCAGGCAAGCCAGAACTCATCACAAAGCCTGAAAATGACGCGAGAATTTATCAGAACGGACCGGAAGAATTCCTTGAATGCGGAAGCTATATAATGATTCCTATAAAAATTCAGGATTCGGTAATTGGCGTTGCGGCATTTGCAAGAACAAAGAAAAATCCTGTTTTTACAGAAGAAAATTTAAAGACTGCGTCAATGATTACAGATTTTGCGGCAACTTCTATAAAGAGCGTTGTTTCTGTAAAAGATATTATAGAACATAACGACCTTATGAAAGAAGCTGAAATCGCTTCAAAGATTCAGGAAATGCTTCATCCTGCAAAACTCCCTGCCCTTCCAGGAATTCAGCTTGGAACAATTTGGAATCCAGAAGAAGGCGTTTGCGGCGACTATTACGATGTAATTGTTTCAAGAAGAGACCGCGTTTCGTTTGTAATGAGCGATGTCGCAGGAAAAGGAATCAACAGCGTAATTGTCATGTCAATGCTCCGTGCAATGATTCGGCTTGTTGTAAATACAAGGAAAACAGCAGGAACAATTCTTGAATGGGTAAACCACGGAATTGCGGCGGAAAGCTTCAGCACAGACCACTTTGCATCATGCGCGCTTATCAACTATGACCCAATTAAAAAGGTCGCTGAAATTGCAACAGGCGGAACAACTCCAGTTTTCTACTACAGCAAGGAAAAAAATGAGATAAAGCAGATTTCAACACCAAGCGAACCAATTGGAGTTGACAAGGAATCTCAATATAAAGACATCTTGCAAGATATTAAAACTGGTGATATTCTTATTACATATACAGACGGACTTGTTGAAGCATTAAACGAGCAGGGAACTCAATATCCTAAAGAATCCTTGCTGAAAATAGTTTCTTCAAATGCAAATTCAACTGGAAAAGACATTGCAAATCTTGTAAAGTCTGATATTAAGAAGTTTATAGGCAACAGTAGTCTTCATGATGACCAGTCGTTGCTAGTAATAAAATTTTAA
- a CDS encoding transcriptional regulator gives MEQTFLSSQTDEDFSKARNKAFFNEIQHLLNPEEAKLISFTDIKKMLKPSNEVYKGMQVVPIKLIVGSEGRYKDFDNHFLPKNNFLKSRWEHVDMAHYQDITLPPVSLYELGGLYFVRDGNHRVSVAKMKGIENIDAEVVSLQSEIKLKPGSTKEQMEKQVIEYEKRVFYTETCFGDITDYWCLNFSTPGQYDLIYNHILCHKYYINSGKKEEVSMEEAILSWFNNVYLPVIRAIESRKILKSFKGRTLSDLYVFLIKYWDELKQRFGNDFPLEDAAEDFSKKYKKISLYRRIKNFLARSKMKKDLKNNSQ, from the coding sequence TTGGAGCAGACGTTTCTATCCTCGCAGACAGATGAAGATTTTTCAAAAGCGCGAAACAAAGCCTTTTTCAACGAAATTCAGCATCTTTTGAATCCAGAGGAAGCAAAGCTTATTTCATTTACCGACATAAAAAAAATGCTCAAGCCAAGCAACGAAGTTTACAAAGGAATGCAAGTTGTTCCAATCAAGCTGATTGTTGGCAGCGAAGGACGCTACAAAGACTTTGACAATCATTTCTTACCAAAAAACAATTTTCTAAAATCCCGCTGGGAACACGTTGACATGGCGCATTATCAGGACATCACGCTTCCGCCAGTAAGCCTTTACGAGCTTGGAGGACTTTATTTTGTAAGAGACGGAAATCACCGCGTTTCTGTTGCAAAAATGAAAGGCATAGAAAATATCGACGCTGAAGTTGTAAGCCTTCAAAGTGAAATCAAGCTTAAGCCTGGAAGCACAAAAGAGCAGATGGAAAAGCAGGTAATCGAATACGAAAAGCGTGTTTTTTACACGGAAACCTGTTTTGGCGATATAACTGACTACTGGTGCCTGAATTTCAGCACGCCCGGCCAGTACGATCTTATTTACAACCACATTCTCTGCCATAAATACTACATAAATTCCGGAAAAAAAGAAGAAGTTTCTATGGAAGAAGCGATTCTTTCCTGGTTCAACAACGTTTATCTTCCCGTAATCAGGGCAATCGAAAGCCGCAAAATCCTAAAAAGCTTCAAAGGTAGAACTTTGTCCGACCTTTACGTTTTTCTTATAAAATACTGGGACGAATTGAAGCAGCGGTTCGGAAACGACTTTCCGCTTGAAGACGCCGCAGAGGATTTTTCAAAAAAATACAAAAAAATTTCCCTTTACCGGCGGATTAAAAATTTCCTTGCAAGGTCAAAGATGAAAAAAGACTTAAAAAACAACTCGCAATAA
- a CDS encoding metallophosphoesterase family protein, translated as MKFLCVSDQIDPLVYSSTVKERYGDVDAVFCAGDLSMEYVDFIVDALGKPTFFVFGNHDLKEYKYYKNKMFSDSLFSGSVFKFEGTGVEHAHGADYASNKNIRCKNLTFKTPDGKTTPLLISGVTGSIRYNNGQAQFTDKQMKRQLVAMIPGLIWNKIRYGRYCDIFLTHASPRHIHDKEDQCHKGFDCFNWFIKKFSPGLMIHGHIHLYDLQATRCTVSENTTVINAYSHIVVEFEPNLKKGANFGADVSILADR; from the coding sequence ATGAAATTTCTTTGCGTTTCCGACCAAATCGACCCTTTAGTCTACTCTTCCACAGTAAAAGAAAGATACGGAGATGTTGACGCTGTTTTTTGCGCCGGAGACCTTTCCATGGAATACGTTGATTTTATAGTAGACGCCTTGGGAAAACCGACTTTTTTCGTCTTCGGAAACCATGATTTAAAAGAATACAAATATTACAAAAATAAAATGTTTTCTGATTCGTTGTTTTCAGGCTCAGTGTTCAAATTTGAAGGAACTGGAGTTGAACACGCGCACGGAGCAGACTACGCAAGCAACAAAAATATCAGATGCAAAAATCTTACATTTAAAACTCCAGACGGAAAAACAACGCCGCTTCTTATTTCCGGAGTTACAGGAAGCATAAGATACAACAACGGCCAGGCTCAGTTCACGGACAAGCAGATGAAAAGGCAGCTTGTGGCAATGATTCCGGGCTTGATTTGGAACAAAATTCGATACGGAAGATACTGCGACATTTTTTTAACGCACGCATCTCCAAGACACATACATGACAAAGAAGACCAGTGCCACAAAGGATTTGACTGTTTTAACTGGTTTATCAAAAAATTTTCACCGGGGCTTATGATTCACGGTCATATACATTTGTACGACCTTCAGGCTACAAGATGCACTGTATCAGAAAACACAACAGTCATAAACGCATACAGCCACATCGTAGTCGAATTCGAGCCGAACCTAAAAAAAGGAGCAAATTTTGGAGCAGACGTTTCTATCCTCGCAGACAGATGA
- a CDS encoding tetratricopeptide repeat protein: MGSLTSVIIIGVLIAFVATALIFIVKNIITPSKIDGIPKLIKDGRFQAAQRCAKSVISKNPRNYLAHYFLGKAYLKDGKPELAFIEYKTVNQNALFNGEIPEAEFRKEMAELYKRFNQPDEALKEYLLLTKLEPNNPENTFKAAEILETQGNAKLAMGFYQKTILLNKRNPKAYTSIGRLLLRAKNYTQAKQALETSIKLNPESYENYYYLGKVCKENKDLSTAVKLLEKAERSQEYRQKALVEKGTCLMMAEQLEKATDAFERAVSNAKVPNSQETLYARYFLGICYEKSRKIEKAIEQWETVYKCNSKFKDVASKLNQYKELETNDGIKEYLTANNQQFMELCKKILLAGYNLQSQKTDFTPYGCQILATEKKQEAFLNAKQQFFLAQFYRSTDTIEETPVRKLADTIKTKGYVKGLLFASSDFSHAAQVFADSRPLALISKDTLESLFRKAGIQ, translated from the coding sequence ATGGGCTCACTGACATCTGTAATTATAATAGGTGTTTTAATCGCATTTGTCGCTACAGCGTTGATTTTTATAGTAAAAAATATCATAACTCCTTCAAAAATTGACGGAATTCCAAAACTTATAAAGGACGGAAGATTTCAGGCTGCCCAAAGATGCGCAAAGTCCGTTATTTCAAAAAATCCGCGGAATTATCTGGCTCACTATTTTTTGGGAAAAGCCTATCTAAAAGACGGAAAACCAGAACTTGCCTTTATTGAATACAAAACTGTAAACCAAAACGCGCTTTTTAACGGAGAAATTCCAGAAGCTGAATTCCGAAAAGAAATGGCGGAACTTTACAAACGGTTCAATCAGCCTGACGAAGCCTTAAAAGAATATCTTTTGCTGACAAAACTTGAGCCGAACAATCCCGAAAACACATTTAAAGCCGCGGAAATTCTTGAAACTCAGGGAAATGCCAAGCTTGCGATGGGATTTTATCAAAAAACCATTCTTCTAAACAAACGGAATCCCAAGGCCTACACTTCAATCGGGCGGCTTCTTCTTAGAGCAAAAAATTACACGCAGGCAAAGCAAGCCTTGGAAACTTCAATAAAGCTGAATCCGGAATCTTACGAAAACTATTATTATCTTGGAAAAGTCTGCAAGGAAAACAAAGATTTGTCCACAGCCGTAAAACTTCTGGAAAAAGCTGAACGCTCGCAGGAATACAGGCAAAAAGCTCTTGTGGAAAAAGGAACTTGCCTTATGATGGCGGAACAGCTTGAAAAAGCAACAGATGCATTCGAACGTGCAGTTTCAAACGCAAAAGTTCCAAATTCGCAGGAAACTTTGTACGCAAGATATTTCCTCGGAATCTGCTACGAAAAAAGCAGGAAAATTGAAAAAGCAATCGAACAGTGGGAAACCGTCTACAAATGCAACAGCAAATTCAAGGATGTGGCATCAAAATTAAATCAGTATAAAGAACTTGAAACAAACGACGGAATAAAAGAATATTTAACAGCGAACAACCAGCAGTTCATGGAGCTTTGCAAAAAAATTCTATTGGCAGGATACAATCTTCAAAGCCAAAAAACTGATTTTACTCCTTACGGCTGCCAAATTCTTGCCACAGAAAAAAAGCAGGAAGCATTCTTAAACGCAAAGCAGCAGTTTTTCCTTGCGCAGTTCTACCGTTCCACAGATACAATAGAAGAAACTCCAGTTAGAAAACTCGCTGACACAATAAAAACAAAAGGCTATGTAAAAGGGCTTCTTTTTGCAAGCTCTGATTTTTCACACGCAGCACAAGTTTTTGCAGACAGCCGTCCGCTTGCCCTAATATCCAAAGACACTCTTGAATCGCTTTTCAGAAAGGCTGGCATTCAATGA